In Arthrobacter citreus, a genomic segment contains:
- a CDS encoding DNA-3-methyladenine glycosylase, whose amino-acid sequence MEETSARTRLAVPATDAARLLLGSILTHDDGGEPVSVRVTEVEAYMGDVDPGSHAFRGRTARNNTMFGPAGHLYVYFTYGMHYCANVVCGEEGQATGLLLRAGEIIDGLETARERRNNPRTDLDLARGPARLAQALGINRALDGADVFSAPLRLDLPTDPVAEHLVSTGPRVGVSGPGGSTEYPWRFWLTGDPTVSKYRPAVARNRTAAGATALRP is encoded by the coding sequence ATGGAAGAGACAAGCGCACGTACACGGCTTGCGGTGCCGGCCACTGATGCGGCCCGCCTCCTGCTCGGTTCAATCCTGACGCACGACGACGGCGGGGAGCCGGTAAGTGTCCGCGTTACGGAGGTGGAGGCCTACATGGGGGACGTGGACCCCGGGTCGCATGCCTTCCGTGGACGCACCGCCCGGAACAACACCATGTTTGGTCCCGCGGGCCACCTCTATGTGTACTTCACCTATGGCATGCACTACTGCGCCAACGTGGTCTGCGGCGAGGAAGGGCAGGCCACGGGACTGCTGCTGCGGGCGGGCGAGATTATCGACGGGCTCGAAACCGCCCGGGAACGCCGTAACAACCCGCGCACCGACCTTGACCTGGCGCGCGGACCCGCGCGGCTGGCGCAGGCCCTGGGCATCAACCGTGCCCTGGACGGTGCCGACGTCTTTTCGGCCCCGCTGCGGTTGGACCTGCCCACCGATCCGGTGGCGGAGCACCTGGTCTCCACCGGCCCGCGGGTGGGCGTCAGCGGACCCGGCGGCAGCACCGAATATCCCTGGCGGTTCTGGCTCACCGGCGATCCCACGGTCTCCAAATACCGCCCCGCCGTCGCGAGGAACCGGACGGCCGCAGGAGCGACGGCCCTGCGCCCGTGA